In Pseudomonas sp. LRP2-20, the genomic window GGCCTGACCCCGGCCTCGGTGAGCACGTTGGCCAGGCGCTGGATACGTTCGACCAGCGTCGTGTAGCTGTAGCGCAACTGGTCGGCGTAGACGATTTCCTGGTTCGGCTGGTAGCGCACGCCAGACAACAGCAGGCGCTTGATCAGCAGCGGGTAGCCGTAGGCCTGGTCGGCGGCCGGCATGATACGGGTGGTGGTCATAGCGGCATCCTTCACAGCAGCTCGGCATCGAGCAGGTACAGGCTGCTGCTACCCGCCTTGACGCTGGCACTCAGCGAGTGGATGCGCGGCAGCAGGCGTGCGTAGTAGAACCTCGCGGTGGCCAGTTTGCTCTGGTGGAACGGCTCAGGTTGCGCCGTGTTGAGGGCGACTTCGGCCATGCGTGCCCAGAGGTAGGCATAGAGCGTGTAACCGAACACCTGCAGGTATTCCACCGAGGCGGCACCGATCTCCCGAGGGTCGCCCTCGCCACGGTCGAGGACCCAGGCGGTCAGTTCGTCGAGGTTGTGCATGGCCGCCAGCAACGGCGTGCCGAATTCGGCCGGCAACGTTGCGGCGTACGCGCTGACCTCTGCTGACAACTGGCGATACGCCTGGCCACCGTCGCCCAGCAGTTTGCGCCCCACCAGGTCGAGGGCCTGGATGCCGTTGGCACCTTCGTAGATCTGGGTGATGCGGCAATCGCGAATCAGCTGTTCCTGGCCCCATTCACGGATGTAACCGTGGCCACCGAACACCTGCTGGCCATGCACGGTGGTCTCCAGCCCCATGTCGGTGAGAAAGGCCTTGGCCACCGGGGTCAGCAACGCCACCTTGGCCTCGGCCAGGCGGCGGGCGCCGGCATCCTCGCTGTACTTGGCCAGGTCCAGCTGCAGCGCCACGTAGGTGGAGAATGCCCGCCCGCCTTCGTTCAGGGCCTTCATGGTCAGCAGCATGCGCCGCACATCCGGGTGCACGATGATCGGGTCGGCAGCCTGCCCCGGCACCTCGGCGCCGCTCGGGGCGCGGCCCTGCTGGCGGTCACGGGCATAGGCGATGGCATTCTGGTAGGAGCGCTCGCCCAGGGCCAGGCCCTGGATACCCACGCCCAAACGCTCGTAGTTCATCATGGTGAACATGGCATTGAGGCCCTTGTTCGGCTCGCCGACCAGGTAGCCAATGGCGCCGTCGAAGTTCATCACGCAGGTGGCCGAGGCCTTGATGCCCATCTTGTGCTCGATCGAGCCGCAGCTGACGGCATTGGCCTCGCCCAGTGCGCCATCGTCGTCGACCAGCACTTTGGGCACCAGGAACAGGGAAATGCCCTTGGCACCGGCGGGTGCGTCGGGCAAGCGGGCCAGCACCAGGTGGATGATGTTCTCGGTCAGGTCCTGTTCACCGCCGGTAATGAAGATCTTGGTGCCGCTGACCCGGTAACGGCCATCGGTCGCCGGTTCCGCGCGGGTGCGCAGCAGGCCCAGGTCGGTGCCGCAGTGCGGCTCGGTCAGGCACATCGAGCCGGTCCAGCGCCCTTCGTACATCGCTGGCAGGTAACGGGCCTTGAGCGGTTCGCTGGCGTGGTTGAGCAGCGACAGGCACGCGCCTGCGGTGAGCATCGGGTACAGGCCAAACGACAGGTTGGCAGCGTTGAGCATCTCTTCGAGCTGGGCACCGATCACCTTCGGCATGCCCATGCCGCCGTACTCCGGCACTCCAGCGACCCCCACCCAGCCATCTTCGGCAAACGCCCGATAGGCGTCGGCAAAGCCATCCGGGGTGGTCACGCGGCCGTCTTCCCAGCGGCAACCCTGTTCATCACCTGTGCGGTTGAGCGGCGCCACCACTTCGGCAATCAGCTTGCCGGCCTGTTCGAGCACGGCCCGGGCAGTGTCGGCGTCGACCTGCTCGGCCAGTGCCGGGGTCTGCGCCCACCAGGCCGGGATATCGAACACTTCGTTGAACAGGAAATCCATGTCGCGCAGTGGCGGAAGGTAATCAGACATGAGGCGAACACTCGGTTTCTTGGGTTGACGAACGTGACGCGGCACGGGCCCGGCTCGCCGCCGGGGCGCCATGGCCGCGCAGGAGGAAGTGCGACAGCGCCGGGATCAGCACCAGCGCGCCGAGCATGTTCCAGAGGAACATGAAGGTCAGCAGCAGGCCCATGTCGGCCTGGAACTTGATCGGCGACCAGGCCCAACCGACCACGCCGGCGGCCAGGGTGATACCCACCAGGCCGACCACGCGCCCGGTGAACGCCACGGCCTTCTGGTAGGCCTGGGCCAGCGGCAGGCCGGCGCGCTGGTGATATAGCTGCACGCTGAGCAGGTACAACGCGTAGTCGACGCCAATGCCCACACCCAGGGCGATCACCGGCAAGGTGGCGACCTTGACGCCGATGCCCATGGCCACCATCAGCGCTTCGCACAGCAGCGAGGTGAGCATCAGCGGCAGGATCGCCACCAGGGTGGCGCGCCAGCTGCGGAAGGTGAACAGGCAGAACAGGGTGACAGCCAGGTACACCAGCAACAGCATGCGGTGGTTGGCT contains:
- a CDS encoding acyl-CoA dehydrogenase C-terminal domain-containing protein, whose product is MSDYLPPLRDMDFLFNEVFDIPAWWAQTPALAEQVDADTARAVLEQAGKLIAEVVAPLNRTGDEQGCRWEDGRVTTPDGFADAYRAFAEDGWVGVAGVPEYGGMGMPKVIGAQLEEMLNAANLSFGLYPMLTAGACLSLLNHASEPLKARYLPAMYEGRWTGSMCLTEPHCGTDLGLLRTRAEPATDGRYRVSGTKIFITGGEQDLTENIIHLVLARLPDAPAGAKGISLFLVPKVLVDDDGALGEANAVSCGSIEHKMGIKASATCVMNFDGAIGYLVGEPNKGLNAMFTMMNYERLGVGIQGLALGERSYQNAIAYARDRQQGRAPSGAEVPGQAADPIIVHPDVRRMLLTMKALNEGGRAFSTYVALQLDLAKYSEDAGARRLAEAKVALLTPVAKAFLTDMGLETTVHGQQVFGGHGYIREWGQEQLIRDCRITQIYEGANGIQALDLVGRKLLGDGGQAYRQLSAEVSAYAATLPAEFGTPLLAAMHNLDELTAWVLDRGEGDPREIGAASVEYLQVFGYTLYAYLWARMAEVALNTAQPEPFHQSKLATARFYYARLLPRIHSLSASVKAGSSSLYLLDAELL